A window of Amycolatopsis australiensis contains these coding sequences:
- a CDS encoding DUF2017 domain-containing protein — MNGWRRKGAVIHAGFEQQEAAVLRGLVSQLEDMLTARAEEAPQDELAELTGIRTGPTESPDDPVLSRLLPDFHKLDPDNPSREDIDSAAAMRSLHEPELLDIKVGVAKIVLDTLPRDGGHVRLTEEQADAWLGALNDVRLALGTALDVTEDMPDELPEDDPRAPHLGVYHWLTWVQETLIQALTG, encoded by the coding sequence GTGAACGGTTGGCGGCGCAAGGGCGCGGTGATCCACGCGGGGTTCGAGCAGCAGGAGGCGGCGGTGCTGCGCGGGCTGGTCAGCCAGCTCGAGGACATGCTCACCGCGCGCGCCGAGGAGGCGCCGCAGGACGAGCTGGCCGAGCTGACCGGCATCCGGACCGGCCCCACCGAGTCCCCGGACGACCCGGTGCTGTCCCGCTTGCTCCCGGACTTCCACAAGCTGGACCCGGACAACCCGTCGCGGGAGGACATCGACTCGGCCGCGGCGATGCGCTCGCTGCACGAGCCGGAGCTGCTGGACATCAAGGTCGGCGTGGCCAAGATCGTGCTGGACACGCTGCCCCGCGACGGCGGGCACGTCCGGCTGACCGAGGAGCAGGCCGACGCGTGGCTGGGCGCGCTCAACGACGTCCGCCTGGCGCTGGGCACCGCGCTCGACGTCACCGAGGACATGCCCGACGAGCTGCCCGAGGACGACCCGCGAGCCCCGCACCTGGGCGTCTACCACTGGCTGACCTGGGTGCAGGAGACGCTGATCCAGGCACTGACCGGATGA
- the clpS gene encoding ATP-dependent Clp protease adapter ClpS: MSTPVASEQTQVEPVGAEVADADTPWRTVVWNDPVNLMSYVTYVFQKLFGYSRDHATKLMLDVHHKGKAIVSSGSKEKVETDVAKLHAAGLWATMEQPS, from the coding sequence ATGTCCACGCCTGTCGCATCCGAACAGACGCAGGTCGAGCCGGTCGGCGCGGAAGTCGCCGACGCGGACACACCGTGGCGGACCGTGGTGTGGAACGACCCGGTCAACCTCATGTCGTACGTGACGTACGTCTTCCAGAAGCTGTTCGGCTACAGCCGCGACCACGCCACCAAGCTCATGCTCGACGTGCACCACAAGGGCAAGGCGATCGTGTCGTCCGGCAGCAAGGAGAAGGTGGAGACCGACGTGGCGAAGCTGCACGCGGCCGGCCTGTGGGCCACCATGGAGCAGCCGTCGTGA